In the genome of Pelodiscus sinensis isolate JC-2024 chromosome 3, ASM4963464v1, whole genome shotgun sequence, one region contains:
- the IFNGR1 gene encoding interferon gamma receptor 1 → MRPAPPAAPLLLLLLLPCSLASSGEPWEIVPSPTNVVIESLNFVTRLRWDYMSMPSIPHFIVEIKPYELGKYKTVSTCVKTIKHYCDLSNEIEEPSQSYWARVKALIESEESEFVETKEFVLRRDGKIGAPTLNVSIETNEIKVEIHHPYRKLPPTVRRKKDFTYTVFLRSSEDPIKEFQTDLCKKNTCSIYIPLISMRSTYCVSAKGHSSMVSDRGFSQSNESCIHVTFTQPRDFKMIIIGVAVVFAVGLILAMYCLCKQLKKRKIELPKSLVTVVRNLNSHNILETKPEAKYISVITASSSKPVLSESDKVNLMEQVDQVQEIETPNSEDCSEETDDVIFQEISNKTEEMSIQESIAEITPDDEQSPKVKENYFHSNSSQTELCSIQSSPEPSNTEVQQSNVLKSCSMFSGYDKPHVLLDLIDADEEESVIAYRHTDEGPESGRELLKTQGVPFGVHSTVVSKYQHLNGITSVTS, encoded by the exons tgCCTTCGCCAACAAACGTTGTAATAGAATCTTTGAACTTCGTAACTAGATTGCGCTGGGATTACATGAGCATGCCTTCAATCCCTCACTTTATCGTGGAAATCAAACCTTATGA GTTAGGGAAATATAAGACAGTCAGCACCTGCGTGAAAACAATAAAACATTATTGTGACCTCTCTAATGAAATAGAAGAACCCAGTCAGTCTTACTGGGCTAGAGTTAAAGCTTTAATTGAGTCTGAAGAGTCTGAGTTTGTTGAGACTAAAGAATTTGTCCTGCGACGGGATG GAAAAATAGGAGCACCTACTCTGAATGTTTCAATTGAGACAAATGAAATCAAGGTTGAGATTCACCACCCATATCGGAAACTACCTCCCACTGTTAGAAGAAAGAAAGACTTCACCTACACGGTGTTTTTGCGGTCCAGTGAAGATCCG ATCAAAGAGTTTCAAACAGACCTATGTAAGAAGAATACATGTAGCATATACATTCCACTCATTTCTATGAGGTCCACTTACTGTGTGTCAGCTAAAGGACATTCGTCAATGGTTTCAGATAGAGGATTTTCCCAATCAAATGAAAGTTGCATTCATGTTACTTTTACCCAGCCACGAG ACTTCAAAATGATTATAATTGGTGTTGCTGTTGTCTTTGCCGTTGGACTTATTTTGGCAATGTATTGCCTTTGCAAACAACTAAAGAAGAGAAAAATTGAACTACCCAAGTCATTG GTCACTGTGGTACGAAACCTGAACTCGCACAACATTTTAgaaacaaaaccagaagcaaaatATATCTCTGTCATAACCGCATCATCATCCAAGCCTGTATTGTCAGAAAGTGACAAGGTAAACTTGATGGAACAAGTAGACCAAGTTCAAGAAATAGAGACCCCTAATTCTGAAGACTGCAGTGAAGAAACAGACGATGTCATCTTCCAGGAGATATCAAACAAAACAGAAGAGATGTCTATCCAAGAAAGCATTGCTGAAATAACGCCTGATGATGAACAAAGCCCAAAAGTGAAAGAGAATTATTTTCATTCTAATAGTAGCCAAACAGAGTTATGTAGTATTCAGTCAAGCCCAGAGCCATCCAATACTGAGGTGCAACAGTCCAATGTCCTAAAGAGCTGCAGCATGTTTTCTGGTTATGACAAACCTCACGTACTGTTGGATCTCATAGATGCTGATGAAGAGGAATCTGTGATTGCATATAGACATACTGATGAAGGGCCTGAGTCAGGAAGAGAATTATTGAAGACTCAGGGAGTCCCTTTTGGTGTCCACAGCACAGTCGTTTCAAAGTATCAGCATCTTAATGGGATTACCAGTGTGACTTCTTAG